Proteins from a genomic interval of Demetria terragena DSM 11295:
- a CDS encoding bifunctional proline dehydrogenase/L-glutamate gamma-semialdehyde dehydrogenase, which translates to MAMTDGTSIAPIDRALGEEAVDQVRQWLEASRNQPVDAAAQRLAGVLQDPNGLAFTVGFVDGVVRPEDPRAAARALRDIAPLTPAFLPAPLRAAVKTGAAAGRVVPGVVVPTARTALRQMVRHLIVDATDKRLGRSIHRIKGDQDGVRLNINLLGEAVLGEAEATKRLADTEKLLARDDVDYVSIKVSSTVSPHSPWSFDDAVQHAAEALLPLYRRAVAEGGKFINLDMEEYKDLDLTLEVFTSILDREEFLSLEAGVVLQAYLPDALAAMHRLQEWAAARVARGGAPVKVRLVKGANLPMEEVDAEVHGWPLATWHSKQASDSCYKAVLDYALQPAHVKNLRVGVAGHNLFDIALAWLLAKQRGVTEGIDIEMLLGMATAQAAAVRADVGSLLLYTPVVRPEEFDVAIAYLIRRLEEGASQENFMSAMFELDDPTFFDREKERFLASIDTIPAEVPVSHRCQDRRRPAAAWTGAPGEFVNTPDTDPSIEANREWGQQIRSKMQGSRLGRDLAKAGEIQSVAQVEALIEETATAGAAWRDLSAAARAEILHRAGDVLEARRADLLEVMGSECGKVLEQGDPEVSEAIDFAHYYAERGRELESVEGARFSPSRLTVVTPPWNFPCAIPAGSTLAALASGSPVIIKPAPQARRTGAVMVEALWEAGVPRDVLRYVQVPENEVGSRLITHETVERVVLTGAYETAQLFRSMRPDLPLLAETSGKNALIVTPSADLDLAAKDVAYSAFGHAGQKCSAASLTILVGTVATSERFRRQLIDAVQSMTVGLPWEEASQVGPVIEPAQGKLLDALTVLPEGQSWLVEPRRLDEDGMLWSPGVRDGVKPGSEYHLTEYFGPVLGVMAAPTLEAAIDYVNQIDYGLTSGIHSLDEDEVATWLGSVQAGNLYVNRGITGAIVQRQPFGGWKKAAVGAGCKAGGPNYLVGFGTWSDESVSRSANDEISQAVLDAAHDLDHRDREWLAGALSTDAVAWASEFGVVQDRTGLEREQNAFRYHQVPVTVRYEGSRVVELLRVVAAGVRAGSAITVSTMTRIAPPVMSYLQSAGVEVAIEDATEWTRRAGRLAESGGRVRLIDADAGVVAAATGGSPAVAIYAGEVVSAGRVEVLTFLREQAVSITAHRFGTPRRYDIPAAV; encoded by the coding sequence ATGGCGATGACGGACGGCACCTCGATAGCCCCGATCGACCGAGCCTTGGGGGAGGAGGCGGTAGACCAGGTCCGGCAGTGGCTGGAAGCCAGCCGGAACCAGCCCGTTGACGCGGCGGCCCAGCGCCTCGCCGGAGTGTTGCAGGACCCGAACGGCCTGGCCTTCACGGTGGGATTCGTCGATGGTGTCGTACGCCCCGAGGATCCTCGCGCGGCCGCACGAGCCCTACGCGACATCGCACCGTTGACGCCAGCCTTCTTGCCGGCACCGCTGCGGGCGGCGGTGAAGACGGGCGCCGCCGCTGGGCGTGTGGTTCCTGGCGTGGTCGTCCCGACTGCTCGTACGGCGCTGCGTCAGATGGTGCGCCACCTCATCGTGGATGCCACCGACAAGCGCTTGGGCCGATCTATTCATCGGATCAAGGGTGACCAGGACGGCGTACGCCTCAACATCAACTTGCTGGGCGAGGCGGTCCTCGGTGAAGCCGAAGCAACTAAGCGCCTCGCCGACACCGAAAAGCTCTTGGCGCGCGATGACGTCGACTACGTTTCGATCAAGGTCTCGTCCACCGTCTCGCCACATAGTCCGTGGTCTTTCGATGACGCCGTCCAGCATGCTGCGGAGGCGCTGTTGCCGTTGTACCGGCGAGCTGTCGCCGAGGGCGGGAAGTTCATCAACCTCGATATGGAGGAATACAAGGACCTCGACCTGACCTTGGAGGTCTTTACCTCGATCCTCGATCGCGAGGAGTTCCTGTCCCTGGAGGCCGGCGTCGTGCTTCAGGCATACCTGCCAGACGCGCTCGCCGCCATGCACCGGTTGCAGGAGTGGGCTGCCGCGCGAGTTGCGCGCGGTGGTGCGCCGGTGAAGGTGCGTTTGGTCAAGGGCGCGAACCTGCCCATGGAAGAGGTCGACGCCGAAGTCCATGGCTGGCCGCTCGCGACCTGGCACAGCAAGCAGGCATCGGACTCGTGCTACAAGGCAGTCTTGGACTATGCCCTGCAGCCAGCGCACGTCAAGAACCTGAGGGTCGGCGTCGCCGGTCACAATCTGTTCGACATCGCGCTCGCCTGGCTGCTTGCCAAGCAACGCGGCGTGACTGAGGGCATCGATATCGAAATGCTCCTGGGTATGGCGACCGCCCAGGCCGCAGCCGTGCGGGCGGACGTCGGCAGTTTGTTGCTCTATACCCCGGTCGTTCGGCCCGAGGAGTTCGACGTAGCGATCGCCTACCTCATTCGCCGATTGGAGGAAGGCGCCTCGCAAGAGAACTTCATGTCGGCCATGTTCGAGCTCGATGACCCGACCTTCTTCGACCGTGAGAAAGAGCGCTTCCTCGCCTCGATCGACACGATCCCGGCTGAGGTGCCTGTGTCACATCGTTGCCAGGACCGCCGACGGCCCGCAGCCGCGTGGACGGGTGCTCCCGGTGAGTTCGTGAACACTCCTGACACCGACCCCTCTATTGAGGCGAATCGCGAATGGGGTCAACAGATTCGGTCGAAGATGCAAGGAAGTCGCCTTGGCCGGGACCTGGCCAAGGCGGGTGAGATTCAGTCGGTCGCTCAGGTGGAAGCTCTCATCGAGGAGACGGCGACCGCAGGAGCCGCATGGCGTGACCTGAGTGCTGCTGCTCGCGCGGAGATTCTGCACCGAGCAGGGGACGTCCTGGAGGCGCGGCGTGCGGACTTGTTGGAAGTCATGGGTTCCGAATGCGGCAAGGTGCTGGAGCAAGGTGACCCGGAGGTGAGCGAGGCAATCGACTTCGCGCACTACTACGCCGAGCGTGGGCGAGAGCTGGAATCCGTTGAGGGAGCGCGTTTTTCGCCATCCCGCCTGACCGTGGTGACCCCGCCATGGAACTTCCCCTGCGCGATCCCTGCGGGGTCGACGCTGGCGGCGTTGGCATCCGGCTCGCCGGTCATCATCAAGCCCGCCCCGCAGGCGCGGCGTACCGGCGCAGTCATGGTGGAGGCGCTGTGGGAGGCAGGCGTACCGCGTGATGTGTTGCGCTATGTCCAGGTCCCAGAGAACGAGGTCGGCAGTCGGCTCATCACCCATGAAACCGTCGAGCGGGTCGTGCTCACCGGTGCGTACGAGACCGCCCAGTTGTTCCGCAGCATGCGTCCAGACCTACCGCTGTTGGCCGAGACCAGCGGCAAGAACGCTTTGATCGTCACCCCGAGTGCCGACCTGGATCTCGCGGCCAAGGACGTCGCGTACTCCGCGTTCGGTCACGCCGGACAGAAGTGCTCGGCAGCGTCGCTGACCATCTTGGTCGGCACCGTCGCCACATCCGAGCGGTTCCGGCGCCAGTTGATTGACGCGGTCCAATCCATGACGGTGGGCCTCCCGTGGGAGGAAGCCAGCCAGGTTGGCCCGGTCATCGAACCTGCCCAAGGCAAATTGCTTGACGCGCTCACTGTCCTGCCGGAGGGGCAGTCCTGGCTGGTCGAGCCAAGGCGCCTCGACGAGGACGGGATGCTCTGGAGTCCAGGTGTCCGCGATGGCGTCAAGCCGGGATCGGAATATCACCTGACCGAGTACTTCGGACCGGTGCTCGGCGTCATGGCCGCGCCGACCCTGGAGGCCGCGATCGATTACGTCAACCAGATCGACTATGGCTTGACCAGCGGCATCCATAGCCTCGACGAGGATGAGGTCGCGACCTGGCTCGGCTCAGTCCAGGCCGGAAACCTGTACGTCAACCGAGGGATCACCGGGGCCATCGTGCAACGGCAGCCGTTCGGCGGCTGGAAGAAGGCCGCCGTGGGCGCAGGCTGCAAGGCCGGCGGGCCCAATTACCTCGTGGGCTTTGGAACGTGGAGCGACGAGTCGGTCAGTCGGTCGGCGAATGACGAGATCAGTCAGGCGGTCCTCGATGCTGCGCACGACCTCGATCACCGGGATCGGGAGTGGCTCGCCGGTGCGCTGTCGACTGACGCGGTGGCCTGGGCCAGCGAATTTGGAGTCGTCCAGGACCGCACTGGATTGGAGCGGGAGCAGAATGCGTTCCGCTACCACCAGGTTCCCGTCACGGTGCGCTATGAAGGCTCCCGCGTTGTCGAGTTGCTCCGCGTGGTGGCAGCTGGCGTCCGGGCCGGATCGGCCATCACGGTGAGCACGATGACAAGGATCGCGCCACCGGTGATGTCCTACCTGCAATCTGCTGGCGTTGAGGTTGCCATCGAAGACGCGACCGAATGGACGCGTCGAGCGGGGCGTCTAGCCGAGAGTGGCGGTCGAGTACGACTGATTGACGCCGACGCTGGTGTCGTTGCCGCGGCCACCGGTGGGTCACCCGCCGTCGCAATCTACGCGGGTGAGGTGGTCTCGGCAGGGCGTGTCGAAGTGTTGACATTCCTGCGAGAGCAGGCGGTCTCGATCACGGCGCATCGTTTTGGGACGCCGCGTCGCTACGACATTCCCGCTGCTGTCTGA
- a CDS encoding ABC transporter ATP-binding protein: protein MVSTAFTVLAAEGVSQVVDEVPLVAPTDIEVRPGQAVVLSGPNGSGKSTLLRLMIGATQPSTGTVLLDGDPVDERSPRTRNVMAALLNPITGYRHHTVQDHLVLVDQTWGGSRETCARRVQRTLDQLDIDPLRHRYLHELSSGQRQLVDLALTLIRPSGLLVLDEPEQRLDRDRRALLTRILAETKGAGTALLLACHDHDMIASLADDQVRLEIPEL, encoded by the coding sequence ATGGTCTCGACAGCGTTCACCGTGCTGGCGGCGGAAGGCGTCAGCCAGGTTGTCGACGAGGTCCCGCTCGTTGCCCCGACCGATATCGAGGTCCGCCCCGGCCAAGCCGTGGTGCTGAGCGGACCGAACGGATCCGGCAAGTCGACTTTGCTGCGACTCATGATTGGCGCCACCCAGCCGAGCACCGGAACTGTTCTCCTGGACGGTGATCCGGTTGATGAGCGTTCACCGCGCACTCGAAATGTGATGGCCGCACTCTTGAACCCCATAACCGGGTATCGCCACCACACCGTCCAAGACCATCTGGTGCTGGTCGATCAGACATGGGGTGGCTCGCGGGAAACCTGTGCGCGACGGGTTCAACGCACCCTCGACCAGCTCGACATTGACCCACTCCGGCATCGCTATCTCCATGAATTGTCCTCTGGCCAAAGGCAGTTAGTGGACCTCGCGTTGACGTTAATCCGCCCGAGCGGACTGCTGGTCTTAGACGAGCCCGAGCAGCGACTGGACCGCGACCGACGCGCCCTTCTGACGCGAATCCTGGCGGAGACCAAGGGTGCCGGAACTGCGCTGCTCCTGGCCTGCCACGACCACGACATGATCGCTAGCCTCGCCGACGATCAGGTCCGGCTCGAGATTCCTGAGCTGTGA